The segment ACATGGTCCACATCCGAGAGGGTGATGGGCAGCAGTGCTCCTGTTACGAGGGTCTTTCTTCCGGGCGTGATGTCCAGTGCCACGGTATCGCCTGCTTTCTTGTGCTCTTTGATGAGACGGGAAAGGCATTGCACGGCTTTGATAAATTCATCATCTGATTCCACCTCGCATTCGGCCTCCGAGATGACCTGGTGGTGGATGGCTGGAGTTATCCCGAAGTGGCTTGAGGTCAGGGCGAGGCCCTGTTTTGTGAGTTCGAGGTTGCGGATGTGTTCAGGGTCCGGGATGGTTTCTGCTATCAGGATTATGTCATCCGGATAATACTGTTTTTTTTTCAGGACTGCGTAATAGCTGTTCAGGACTGCCCAGATGGAACGACCGAGCATGGTGATGTAATAAAAAACTGCTTACTTTTGAATATAGGATACTTGTACAAAAAATTCTAATATGCGACAAATATAAATAGGTTCACTTAATTTATTAACTATTATAATATGTTAACTTTATTATTCTTGCCTATTTAAAATAACGCAAAAATTTCAAAATGAATAAATCCTGATGGCTTCGGTCAAATTGACAATTATTTAAAATTAACCGAAATAAAATATGAGAATCATTGACAATATAAAATTGAAACTCGGAGATGAATTAAAGATAGAATTAAATGGTTCATCTAAAATTAAATTGTGCGCCGCTTATTTCTCTATATATGCATTTAGTGAGCTTAAAACACAATTATCGCAAATCAATGAATTCTCATTCCTTTTCAATTCACCAACGTTTTTTCAAGCTGATAGTGGAAATAAAAAACATAAAGAATTTTATATTCCTCCTTTTGTCAGAGAAAGAACTATTGCAGGAGGAGAGTTTGAGATCAAATTAAGAAATAGTCTCAGTCAAAAGGCAATTGCAATAGAGTGTAGGGAATGGATTGAGAAAAAATGTACATTCAAAACTTTAAGAGAAAATGCCAGGACAAATAATGGTTTATTTCTAGAGAATGGAACTGATTCCATTGCATACACTAATTTTGATAGCTTTACTGCTGATGGTCTGGGGTATGAACAAAACAATGGATTAATAAATCCTATGTATCCCAAAATGACCGGGGAAACCGCAAAACAATTCATCGAGCAATTTAATCAGATATGGGACCATAAAGATTTAACCAAAGATGTAACTGAAAAAGTGATTAACTATATTTCTTCTGTCCATAAAGAAAATCCCCCAGAATACCTTTATTTCATAATTCTATTCAATATTTTTAATGAATTCTTAGAAGATATTAATGAGGATAATCTCGCAAATGAAAAAACAGGGTATAAAGACACTATGATATGGAATACAATGTATAATTTCCAAAAAGACGCTGTTCTTGGTGCGATTAATAAACTAGAGAAATTTAATGGTTGTATACTTGCAGACAGTGTTGGTCTTGGGAAAACCTACACTGCACTTGGAGTTATCAAGTATTACGAACTCAGGAACAAACAAGTATTGGTTCTTTGTCCAAAGAGGTTATCTGAAAATTGGACTCTTTTTACTTCAAATTATAAAACAAATCTACTTGTTGATGATCGGTTTAATTATGATGTTCTTTTCCATACAGACTTATCCAGAGATGGGGGCGAAAGTAATGGAATTAATCTTGACTTGATAAATTGGGGAAATTACGATCTGGTAGTGATAGATGAAAGTCATAATTTTAGAAATAACACTGCAAGAGCAGATAGAGATACTCGATATCAGAAATTAATGAAACAAGTGATCAAATCCGGGGTTAAGACCAGAGTACTCATGTTATCTGCCACTCCTGTTAATAATAAATTCTTAGATTTAAAGAATCAACTTGCATTAGCGTATGAAGGTGATTCGGAAAATATTAGTAAAGAACTCAATATATCCAAGGATATTGAATCTGTTTTCAGGGATGCTCAAACCATATTTAACAAATGGTCTAAACTTGAAGCGGATGAAAGGACAACTCAAAATTTATTGAATTCATTGAGTTTCGATTTCTTTGAATTATTAGATTCGGTAACAATTGCCCGTTCAAGGAAGCATATTCTCAAATATTATGATACAAAGGATATTGGGAAATTTCCAACTAAAAATAAACCAATTAACAAAGATTTTAATTTGACAGACATAGAGGATTTCCCTACATTTGAAAATATATTCAAGGATTTAAGTTCTTTGAATCTTGAAATATATACACCATTTAGCTGGATTC is part of the ANME-2 cluster archaeon genome and harbors:
- a CDS encoding DEAD/DEAH box helicase family protein, which codes for MRIIDNIKLKLGDELKIELNGSSKIKLCAAYFSIYAFSELKTQLSQINEFSFLFNSPTFFQADSGNKKHKEFYIPPFVRERTIAGGEFEIKLRNSLSQKAIAIECREWIEKKCTFKTLRENARTNNGLFLENGTDSIAYTNFDSFTADGLGYEQNNGLINPMYPKMTGETAKQFIEQFNQIWDHKDLTKDVTEKVINYISSVHKENPPEYLYFIILFNIFNEFLEDINEDNLANEKTGYKDTMIWNTMYNFQKDAVLGAINKLEKFNGCILADSVGLGKTYTALGVIKYYELRNKQVLVLCPKRLSENWTLFTSNYKTNLLVDDRFNYDVLFHTDLSRDGGESNGINLDLINWGNYDLVVIDESHNFRNNTARADRDTRYQKLMKQVIKSGVKTRVLMLSATPVNNKFLDLKNQLALAYEGDSENISKELNISKDIESVFRDAQTIFNKWSKLEADERTTQNLLNSLSFDFFELLDSVTIARSRKHILKYYDTKDIGKFPTKNKPINKDFNLTDIEDFPTFENIFKDLSSLNLEIYTPFSWILPEKKAFYEEKYDTQLKNKSSLKQSTRETGIMKLMRVNLLKRLESSVEAFRITLTKLNTNITQTLREIDRFNDSGSGKISNIDLSGVDADPGDEGNDDIFNIGKKITIDIADMDVLSWERELRADSEIISGLLKEVERITPDNDGKLNTLIETIEEKLKNPINPGNKKVIVFSVFADTVHYLYEHVSEHFLREFNLHSACISGTKTNKSTLDVGRKDMNRILTCFTPISKKRKEIGLDIEGDIDILIATDCISEGQNLQDCDYLINYDIHWNPVRIIQRFGRIDRIGSLNEYIQLVNFWPPVDLDEYIKLKSRVEGRMIAGNLASGGEENVISKEDSVELEYRHKQLAKLKQEVVDLEDMENGVSITDLGLNDFRIDLVNYFNENGDIKNAPFGLHAVVNKTDDFNEGVIFVLKNLNREININNTNRLHPFYLVYIGTDGEIISNHLDVKNTLDILRALAKNKPEPDYKLCKQFNDRTKDGQNMGEYSNLLHNSIESIITVKEDADLNSIFRAGGTSISTNEIKGLNDFELICFLVVQ